DNA from Coprobacter tertius:
GGTTACGTCCAATGTACGGATATAGAACTGAGGACGGTATTTGTTATGGAACGGAGTATGGCGGCCACCTTCTTCTTTTTTCAGGATATAAACCTGAGCTTTGAATCTAGAATGAGGTGTGATCTGTCCCGGATGGCAAATTACCATACCGCGTTTGATTTCGTTTTTGTCGATACCACGAAGCAACAAACCAACGTTGTCACCAGCTTCACCCTGATCGAGAAGCTTACGGAACATTTCCACACCGGTAACAACCGATTTCTTACCTTCTGCACCTAAACCGATGATCTGTACTTCATCACCTACTTTGATCACACCAGTTTCGATACGACCTGTAGCAACTGTACCACGACCAGTGATCGAGAATACGTCTTCAACAGGCATCAAGAAAGGTTTATCAACATCACGCGGAGGCAGCGGAATCCACTCGTCAACAGCGTTCATCAATTCCATTACTTTATCTTCCCATTGAGCTTCACCGTTCAATGCACCGAGTGCAGAACCGCGAATAATAGGAGTATTATCGCCATCGTATTCATAAGAAGAGAGAAGTTCTCTCATTTCCATTTCTACGAGTTCGAGCATTTCTTCATCATCAACCATATCGCATTTGTTCATGAAAACGACGATACGGGGAACGTTAACCTGACGAGCTAACAAGATGTGCTCACGAGTTTGAGGCATAGGACCGTC
Protein-coding regions in this window:
- the tuf gene encoding elongation factor Tu, with the translated sequence MAKEQFQRTKPHVNIGTIGHVDHGKTTLTAAITTVLAKKGLSELKSFDQIDNAPEEKERGITINTSHVEYETEKRHYAHVDCPGHADYVKNMVTGAAQMDGAIIVVAATDGPMPQTREHILLARQVNVPRIVVFMNKCDMVDDEEMLELVEMEMRELLSSYEYDGDNTPIIRGSALGALNGEAQWEDKVMELMNAVDEWIPLPPRDVDKPFLMPVEDVFSITGRGTVATGRIETGVIKVGDEVQIIGLGAEGKKSVVTGVEMFRKLLDQGEAGDNVGLLLRGIDKNEIKRGMVICHPGQITPHSRFKAQVYILKKEEGGRHTPFHNKYRPQFYIRTLDVTGEITLPEGTEMVMPGDHVTITVELIYPVAINVGLRFAIREGGRTVGSGQITEILD